The Cydia splendana chromosome Z, ilCydSple1.2, whole genome shotgun sequence genome window below encodes:
- the LOC134804480 gene encoding uncharacterized protein LOC134804480: MNQYVIEKRLCICYGMLALLLTIAVVFVAIPFNHWRTTLNVCPGNYFENTNCGCIFYGVTTYRNFNGGHHSRCMYATLAPVPILIYAIIMALFHMYRVCINNVGRYEDEKSASMQEIEGQSIVVTSRARVAQRNDSVIYCWVPSATIGAIFCIYNLVHAAIITDGFVKTCNQYRSYLVTELRAAGDQTTAIHFRLSCQAIYDYMDYIQKNPNGIVTQGEYYINTGLLLQLAIIASWVSVALWMAVVVFTTMRAYKERHVLTCCGQ; this comes from the exons ATGAATCAGTACGTAATCGAGAAACGCCTGTGCATATGTTACGGGATGCTGGCGCTGCTGCTCACGATAGCGGTGGTCTTCGTCGCCATCCCTTTTAACCATTGGCGCACGACGCTTAATGTCTGTCCAGGGAACTATTTTGAGAACACTAATTGTGGATGTATATTTTATggcgtcactacatatagaaACTTTAATGGGGGCCACCACTCCAGGTGCATGTATGCCACTTTGGCACCGGTACCTATATTAATATATGCTATAATCATGGCTCTGTTTCACATGTACAGAGTTTGTATAAACAATGTTGGCAGATATGAGGATGAAAAGTCTGCCTCTATGCAGGAAAT AGAGGGGCAATCAATAGTTGTGACATCAAGGGCTAGAGTGGCCCAACGCAATGATTCTGTAATCTACTGCTGGGTTCCGTCAGCTACTATTGGTGCAATTTTCTGTATTTACAACTTGGTTCATGCAGCTATTATAACAGATGGATTTGTTAAAACCTGTAACCAGTATCGAAGCTACCTTGTCAcg GAACTTCGTGCTGCCGGAGACCAAACAACCGCCATTCACTTCCGTCTCAGCTGTCAAGCTATTTACGATTATATGGACTACATACAGAAAAACCCGAACGGCATAGTCACTCAAGGGGAATATTACATAAACACAGGTTTGCTCCTGCAGTTGGCCATCATAGCCTCCTGGGTGTCGGTAGCCCTTTGGATGGCGGTGGTCGTGTTCACGACCATGCGGGCATATAAGGAGCGTCACGTGCTCACATGCTGCGGgcagtaa